From Topomyia yanbarensis strain Yona2022 chromosome 1, ASM3024719v1, whole genome shotgun sequence, one genomic window encodes:
- the LOC131679638 gene encoding protein C19orf12 homolog, whose amino-acid sequence MPINTRELMDAVGMLTDQRNVRVTVKSSAKGAVICGTTCFVGGLLAGPIGLAVGGTIGAVGAGMMSKGKFRSVSEIIMNEMSEREREQLKGRILNALSEFHPTDMAVLLPLIMGNAQAQQAILSTVISFVSNEMRMQIVD is encoded by the coding sequence ATGCCTATCAACACCCGCGAACTAATGGATGCAGTGGGAATGCTGACGGACCAAAGAAACGTACGAGTCACCGTCAAAAGTAGCGCCAAAGGGGCCGTTATCTGTGGCACCACCTGTTTCGTAGGCGGGCTCCTAGCGGGCCCGATAGGCCTAGCAGTAGGTGGTACGATTGGAGCCGTCGGTGCAGGCATGATGAGCAAGGGAAAGTTCCGTTCGGTCAGTGAAATCATCATGAACGAAATGAGCGAACGGGAGCGGGAACAACTCAAGGGCCGTATATTGAATGCGTTGTCCGAGTTCCATCCGACCGACATGGCAGTGCTGCTACCGCTGATAATGGGCAATGCTCAGGCCCAGCAGGCCATACTTAGCACCGTGATATCGTTTGTGTCGAACGAGATGCGTATGCAAATTGTAGACTGA
- the LOC131676395 gene encoding uncharacterized protein LOC131676395 codes for MDITDRFQYFDHWTKEQRRECFTRAYVRQFEPEQVIFVEGRAPVNFVHLVLSGKCMVLQCLKLCKFSSKNGATKYRLADALPIEDEVSQFHRRRSSRMIELEHSTLTADGKFTSLGKTLTASSCLKPTESLVANQSSGTTLYEYHFVDVSTYACGSVFGVGEHMDDRAVVARDRVQCLLIPRYWLLQKSQNINNMWTRVRIFLNQQQPSRERLFAWFLGELRWNKYRTRTKKAAVRLKSNATRFCDVPSLCRIEQSDV; via the exons ATGGACATTACGGACCGCTTCCAATATTTCGACCACTGGACCAAGGAACAACGTCGCGAATGTTTTACACGTGCCTATGTGCGCCAGTTTGAACCAGAGCAAGTgatttttgtcgaaggccgaGCACCGGTCAACTTTGTTCATCTGGTTCTCAGCGGGAAATGTATGGTGTTGCAGTGTTTGAAATTGTGCAAA TTTTCTTCCAAAAATGGAGCTACAAAATATCGGCTTGCAGATGCGTTACCCATAGAAGACGAAGTTTCACAGTTTCATCGCAGAAGAAGTTCTCGAATGATTGAACTGGAGCATTCAACTCTCACGGCAGATGG AAAATTTACATCTCTCGGAAAAACACTCACTGCCTCCAGCTGCTTAAAACCTACAGAGTCGCTAGTAGCAAATCAATCATCCGGCACAACGCTCTACGAGTACCACTTCGTGGACGTGTCGACATACGCCTGCGGCTCCGTCTTCGGCGTTGGTGAGCACATGGACGACCGAGCAGTGGTTGCACGCGACCGCGTTCAGTGTCTCCTGATACCGCGATACTGGCTACTGCAGAAATCGCAGAACATTAACAACATGTGGACTCGTGTCCGGATTTTTCTGAACCAACAGCAACCCTCGAGGGAGCGACTTTTCGCTTGGTTCCTCGGAGAACTTCGCTGGAATAAGTACCGTACCCGGACAAAGAAGGCTGCAGTACGTCTGAAAAGCAATGCCACGAGGTTTTGCGACGTACCCTCGCTGTGTAGAATAGAACAGAGTGATGTTTAG
- the LOC131676396 gene encoding caspase-7-like isoform X2, producing MQQDKIFPLSLNHIHMDFIDASPTGNENESETRRTEQASAGKQFSKLITEPGPIPRRKGSVYLDTPLNPDSKYYSMNGANRGRVMIYNQVLFDNEDYPERVGSDKDVERLFNTLQRLGFRKNDIHIYEDQSFTEIQRDAILLAADQDLEQADCLIVVILTHGEDGDFVMARDNKYHLYEFIENFTPTALKSMAGKPKLFIVQACRGTKHDRGVQMRVKTLQVDSSGKDMVDSLAKTFTYPEFADLLVVMSSHHGHYSFRNENGSWLIQELCNVLETCDLETTSIYDILTETNDAVSKRISSTDGYGDKKKQIPSFYSTLTKRLFFKSAK from the exons ATGCAGCAGGATAAGATATTTCCGTTATCTTTGAATCATATTCACATGGATTTTATCGATGCTAGTCCGACTGGTAATGAAAATGAAAGCGAAACTAGAAGAACAGAGCAGGCATCCGCTGGAAAGCAGTTTTCAAAATTGATCACAGAACCTGGACCGATCCCGAGGCGAAAAGGTTCAGTCTACCTCGACACGCCACTGAATCCTGATTCAAAATACTACTCAATGAATGGAGCTAATCGTGGGAGAGTGATGATTTACAACCAGGTTCTTTTTGACAACGAGGATTACCCGGAGAGAGTCGGTTCAGATAAAGATGTCGAGCGGCTGTTTAACACGTTGCAGCGACTTGGATTCCGGAAGAATGATATACACATTTATGAAGATCAAAGCTTCACGGAGATTCAACGGGACGCCATTTTAT tggcGGCTGATCAGGACTTAGAACAAGCAGACTGTTTGATCGTGGTAATTTTAACCCACGGCGAGGATGGAGATTTTGTGATGGCTCGAGATAACAAGTATCACTTGTACGAGTTCATAGAGAATTTCACTCCAACTGCGCTCAAGTCAATGGCAGGAAAACCAAAATTATTCATAGTTCAGGCTTGCCGTGGTACAAAGCATGACAGAGGAGTGCAAATGCGAGTCAAAACGCTACAGGTCGATAGTAGTGGAAAGGACATGGTCGATTCGCTCGCGAAAACGTTCACCTATCCGGAGTTTGCTGATTTACTTGTGGTGATGAGCTCTCATCATG GGCACTACTCTTTCCGTAACGAGAACGGAAGCTGGCTTATCCAGGAACTTTGCAACGTCCTCGAGACGTGCGATTTGGAAACGACGTCCATTTATGATATTCTAACCGAGACGAACGATGCGGTTTCGAAGCGGATCTCTTCCACTGACGGATATGGGGATAAGAAGAAACAGATACCTAGTTTCTATTCGACGCTTACTAAGCGATTGTTTTTCAAATCTGCTAAATAA
- the LOC131676396 gene encoding caspase-7-like isoform X1, with product MQQDKIFPLSLNHIHMDFIDASPTGNENESETRRTEQASAGKQFSKLITEPGPIPRRKGSVYLDTPLNPDSKYYSMNGANRGRVMIYNQVLFDNEDYPERVGSDKDVERLFNTLQRLGFRKNDIHIYEDQSFTEIQRDAILLAADQDLEQADCLIVVILTHGEDGDFVMARDNKYHLYEFIENFTPTALKSMAGKPKLFIVQACRGTKHDRGVQMRVKTLQVDSSGKDMVDSLAKTFTYPEFADLLVVMSSHHAECNNSPIIRFIHYLLSCCLGHYSFRNENGSWLIQELCNVLETCDLETTSIYDILTETNDAVSKRISSTDGYGDKKKQIPSFYSTLTKRLFFKSAK from the exons ATGCAGCAGGATAAGATATTTCCGTTATCTTTGAATCATATTCACATGGATTTTATCGATGCTAGTCCGACTGGTAATGAAAATGAAAGCGAAACTAGAAGAACAGAGCAGGCATCCGCTGGAAAGCAGTTTTCAAAATTGATCACAGAACCTGGACCGATCCCGAGGCGAAAAGGTTCAGTCTACCTCGACACGCCACTGAATCCTGATTCAAAATACTACTCAATGAATGGAGCTAATCGTGGGAGAGTGATGATTTACAACCAGGTTCTTTTTGACAACGAGGATTACCCGGAGAGAGTCGGTTCAGATAAAGATGTCGAGCGGCTGTTTAACACGTTGCAGCGACTTGGATTCCGGAAGAATGATATACACATTTATGAAGATCAAAGCTTCACGGAGATTCAACGGGACGCCATTTTAT tggcGGCTGATCAGGACTTAGAACAAGCAGACTGTTTGATCGTGGTAATTTTAACCCACGGCGAGGATGGAGATTTTGTGATGGCTCGAGATAACAAGTATCACTTGTACGAGTTCATAGAGAATTTCACTCCAACTGCGCTCAAGTCAATGGCAGGAAAACCAAAATTATTCATAGTTCAGGCTTGCCGTGGTACAAAGCATGACAGAGGAGTGCAAATGCGAGTCAAAACGCTACAGGTCGATAGTAGTGGAAAGGACATGGTCGATTCGCTCGCGAAAACGTTCACCTATCCGGAGTTTGCTGATTTACTTGTGGTGATGAGCTCTCATCATG CCGAATGTAACAACAGCCCAATCATAAGGTTCATCCATTATTTATTATCCTGTTGTTTAG GGCACTACTCTTTCCGTAACGAGAACGGAAGCTGGCTTATCCAGGAACTTTGCAACGTCCTCGAGACGTGCGATTTGGAAACGACGTCCATTTATGATATTCTAACCGAGACGAACGATGCGGTTTCGAAGCGGATCTCTTCCACTGACGGATATGGGGATAAGAAGAAACAGATACCTAGTTTCTATTCGACGCTTACTAAGCGATTGTTTTTCAAATCTGCTAAATAA